A stretch of the Streptomyces sp. NBC_01428 genome encodes the following:
- a CDS encoding UDP-N-acetylmuramoyl-tripeptide--D-alanyl-D-alanine ligase, which translates to MIALSLAEIAAVVGGQTYDIPDPAVQVTGPVVRDSREVEPGSLFVAFVGERADGHDFAEAVVGAGAVALLASRPVGVPAIVVDDVQAALGALARHVVERLGATLVALTGSAGKTSTKDLIAQVLRTKAPTVFTPGSLNNEIGLPLTALSATEETRFLVLEMGARGIGHIRYLTGLTPPKIGLVLNVGTAHIGEFGGREQIAQAKGEMVEGLPEEGAAILNADDPLVRAMASRTKARVILFGESDEADVRAENVRLTENGQPAFSLRTPSGCSDVTMRLYGEHHVSNALAAAAVAHELGMSADEIARALSEAGSLSRWRMEVTERPDGVTVVNDAYNANPESMRAALRALASMGKGRRTWAVLGQMAELGDEALAEHDAVGRLAVRLNVGKLVAVGGREASWLQLGAYNEGSWGEESVHVSDAQAAVDLLRSELRPGDVVLVKASRSVGLERVALALLSDGAEGEVSAR; encoded by the coding sequence GTGATCGCCCTCTCCCTCGCCGAGATCGCAGCTGTCGTCGGCGGGCAGACGTACGACATACCGGATCCGGCGGTACAGGTCACCGGACCGGTCGTCAGGGACTCCCGTGAAGTGGAGCCCGGCAGCCTCTTCGTCGCCTTCGTCGGCGAACGCGCGGACGGCCACGACTTCGCCGAGGCGGTGGTCGGAGCCGGCGCGGTCGCCCTCCTGGCGTCCCGCCCCGTCGGCGTGCCCGCCATCGTGGTCGACGACGTGCAGGCCGCTCTCGGCGCCCTCGCCCGCCATGTGGTGGAGCGCCTCGGCGCGACCCTCGTCGCCCTCACCGGCTCCGCGGGCAAGACCAGCACCAAGGACCTCATCGCACAGGTGCTGCGGACCAAGGCGCCGACCGTCTTCACGCCCGGCTCCCTCAACAACGAGATCGGACTGCCCCTCACGGCGCTCAGCGCCACCGAGGAGACCCGGTTCCTCGTCCTGGAGATGGGCGCCCGCGGCATCGGGCACATCCGCTACCTCACCGGACTCACCCCGCCGAAGATCGGTCTCGTCCTCAACGTCGGCACCGCCCACATCGGGGAGTTCGGCGGCCGCGAACAGATCGCGCAAGCAAAGGGCGAGATGGTCGAGGGCCTTCCCGAGGAAGGCGCCGCGATCCTCAACGCGGACGATCCCCTCGTCCGCGCGATGGCCTCCCGCACGAAAGCGCGCGTGATCCTCTTCGGAGAGTCCGACGAAGCGGACGTACGGGCCGAGAACGTCCGCCTCACGGAGAACGGACAGCCCGCCTTCAGCCTTCGCACACCCTCCGGGTGCAGTGATGTGACCATGCGCCTGTACGGTGAGCACCACGTGTCGAACGCGCTCGCCGCGGCCGCCGTCGCCCATGAGCTGGGCATGTCCGCAGACGAGATCGCCCGTGCGCTCTCCGAGGCGGGCTCCCTCTCCCGCTGGCGGATGGAGGTCACCGAGCGTCCGGACGGCGTGACGGTCGTCAACGACGCCTACAACGCGAACCCCGAGTCCATGCGAGCCGCCCTGCGCGCGCTCGCGTCGATGGGCAAGGGGAGGCGGACCTGGGCGGTGCTCGGTCAGATGGCCGAGCTCGGGGACGAGGCGCTCGCCGAGCACGACGCGGTCGGACGGCTTGCCGTCCGGCTCAATGTCGGCAAGCTCGTCGCGGTCGGGGGCAGGGAAGCGTCCTGGCTGCAACTGGGCGCATATAACGAGGGTTCGTGGGGTGAGGAGTCGGTGCACGTGTCCGACGCACAGGCGGCTGTCGACCTGTTGCGCAGCGAGCTGCGCCCGGGAGACGTCGTACTCGTGAAGGCGTCCAGGTCCGTCGGGCTGGAACGGGTGGCGCTGGCGCTGCTCTCCGACGGTGCCGAGGGTGAGGTTTCCGCCCGATGA
- the mraY gene encoding phospho-N-acetylmuramoyl-pentapeptide-transferase yields MMKQILFAGVIGLFLTLVGTPLLIKLLARKGYGQYIRDDGPREHASKRGTPTMGGIAFILATIIAYFLSKVITGYTPTFSGLLVLGLMAGMGLVGFLDDYIKIIKRRSLGLRAKAKMAGQLIVGISFAVLALMFADNRGNTPASTKLSFVQDFGWSIGPVLFVVWALFMILAMSNGVNLTDGLDGLATGAATMVFGAYTFIGVWQFQESCANAATLTNPGACYEVRDPLDLAVVASALMGACFGFLWWNTSPAKIFMGDTGSLALGGALAGLAICSRTEILVALLGGLFVLITMSVVIQVGSFKLTGKRVFRMAPLQHHFELKGWSEVLVVVRFWIIQGMCVIVGLGLFYAGWAAKK; encoded by the coding sequence ATGATGAAGCAGATCCTGTTCGCGGGAGTCATTGGCCTGTTCCTGACTCTGGTCGGCACTCCGCTGCTGATCAAGCTGCTGGCCCGCAAGGGCTACGGCCAGTACATCCGCGACGACGGCCCGCGCGAGCACGCCAGCAAGCGCGGTACGCCGACCATGGGTGGTATCGCCTTCATCCTCGCGACGATCATCGCGTACTTCCTGTCGAAGGTGATCACGGGTTACACGCCCACGTTCTCCGGCCTGCTGGTGCTCGGCCTGATGGCGGGCATGGGCCTGGTCGGGTTCCTGGACGACTACATCAAGATCATCAAGCGGCGTTCGCTGGGCCTGCGGGCCAAGGCGAAGATGGCCGGACAGCTGATCGTCGGCATCAGCTTCGCGGTGCTGGCCCTGATGTTCGCCGACAACCGCGGCAACACCCCGGCCTCCACGAAGCTCTCCTTCGTCCAGGACTTCGGCTGGTCCATCGGCCCGGTGCTGTTCGTGGTCTGGGCCCTGTTCATGATTCTCGCCATGTCGAACGGCGTGAACCTGACGGACGGTCTGGACGGTCTCGCCACCGGCGCCGCGACGATGGTCTTCGGTGCCTACACCTTCATCGGCGTCTGGCAGTTCCAGGAGTCCTGCGCCAACGCGGCGACCCTGACCAACCCGGGCGCCTGCTACGAGGTACGCGATCCACTCGACCTCGCGGTCGTCGCCTCCGCCCTCATGGGCGCCTGCTTCGGCTTCCTGTGGTGGAACACCTCGCCCGCCAAGATCTTCATGGGCGACACCGGTTCACTGGCCCTCGGCGGCGCGCTCGCCGGTCTCGCGATCTGCTCCCGCACGGAGATCCTGGTCGCCCTGCTCGGCGGCCTCTTCGTCCTCATCACCATGTCGGTGGTCATCCAGGTCGGCTCCTTCAAGCTGACCGGGAAGCGCGTCTTCCGCATGGCCCCACTGCAACACCACTTCGAACTGAAGGGGTGGTCCGAAGTCCTTGTCGTGGTCCGCTTCTGGATCATCCAGGGCATGTGCGTGATCGTCGGACTCGGCCTCTTCTACGCAGGATGGGCAGCCAAGAAGTGA